Proteins from a single region of Oncorhynchus tshawytscha isolate Ot180627B linkage group LG03, Otsh_v2.0, whole genome shotgun sequence:
- the LOC112229546 gene encoding protein rapunzel translates to MAGQLQKIVAEKKNVVETVMEVFEQGAEVVASIAGDLFPVFAIAAPIVKLALDNVESKEAAFMKEQFQKVRERLEVVSEEMQRINEEIKKSGADAAYFSVEENISNQFRKYMDILNAKPKFREVKKKLFMEHFVKTGGDKNLHTLYSAVTGDNFSGESVLEITLNYEEKSRRAMEDFCARLKKLFCIGLIALMGYTALKDCDDEEKLLQDWGEKMKDVQVKMNAVIEDCITSFPKQSELDSRRLVRDHSDLSNQQLADAILEKLKRKYDWVCWSVRIFSSPSGLFSNKKDIQCPTGKNRFQVPATDEKLNVMVSYSASPEPLDKAHIQQLIQGQKKLTVVGTAELLFEQLPGPCAVHTVKTCKDLACVWSFAEELHYWEEHKNFYVCVHYN, encoded by the coding sequence ATGGCCGGCCAGCTACAGAAGATCGTAGCAGAGAAGAAGAACGTGGTAGAGACTGTAATGGAAGTGTTTGAACAGGGAGCTGAGGTGGTGGCCAGTATCGCAGGTGACCTCTTCCCTGTTTTCGCCATCGCTGCTCCCATCGTGAAATTGGCCCTGGACAATGTGGAGAGCAAGGAAGCTGCGTTCATGAAGGAGCAGTTCCAGAAGGTTCGTGAACGCCTGGAGGTGGTTTCAGAGGAGATGCAGCGTATTAACGAGGAGATCAAGAAGAGCGGAGCGGACGCTGCCTACTTTTCTGTAGAGGAGAACATCTCCAACCAGTTCCGCAAGTACATGGACATCCTCAATGCCAAACCCAAGTTTCGTGAGGTCAAGAAGAAGCTTTTCATGGAGCATTTTGTCAAAACAGGTGGCGACAAAAACCTACACACCCTCTATAGTGCCGTGACGGGAGACAACTTCTCTGGAGAGTCAGTGTTGGAAATTACTCTTAACTATGAAGAGAAAAGTCGACGCGCAATGGAAGACTTCTGTGCCAGGTTGAAGAAACTCTTTTGCATAGGCCTCATCGCTCTGATGGGCTACACCGCTCTAAAGGACTGCGATGACGAAGAGAAGCTTCTTCAAGACTGGGGTGAAAAGATGAAGGATGTACAGGTGAAAATGAATGCTGTCATTGAGGACTGCATCACCAGCTTCCCCAAGCAGTCTGAACTGGATTCCCGGAGGTTGGTTAGGGACCACTCTGACCTGAGCAACCAGCAGCTGGCAGATGCCATTTTGGAGAAGCTGAAAAGAAAGTATGACTGGGTGTGCTGGTCTGTCCGTATATTTAGCTCCCCTTCGGGCCTGTTCTCCAACAAAAAAGACATCCAGTGCCCCACAGGAAAAAATCGCTTTCAGGTGCCAGCGACAGACGAGAAGCTGAACGTCATGGTCTCCTACAGTGCCTCGCCCGAGCCTCTGGACAAGGCCCACATCCAGCAGCTGATCCAGGGTCAGAAGAAACTCACCGTAGTGGGTACAGCTGAGCTCCTGTTTGAGCAGTTGCCAGGTCCATGTGCAGTCCACACGGTCAAGACTTGCAAAGACCTGGCCTGTGTCTGGAGCTTTGCCGAAGAGCTACACTACTGGGAGGAGCACAAGAACTTCTATGTTTGTGTTCACTACAATTGA